The Actinomycetota bacterium genomic interval CCGGGCCCCCACGGGCTCCGGGAAGACCCTCGCGTTCGCGCTGACGATCGCGATGCGCACGCAGCGCGCGAAGCCGAAGCGGCCGAAGGCCCTCGTCCTCGTGCCGACGCGCGAGCTCGCCGCCCAGGTGCAGCGCGAGATCACCTCGCTCGGGAGCCCCCTGCGCGTCGCCCCCGTCTACGGCGGCGTGGGGTACGGCGCCCAGCGGGCCGCCCTTCGGCGCGGGGTGGATGTCCTCGTCGCGTGTCCGGGCCGGCTCGAGGATCTCATCCAGCAGGGCGACATCTCCCTCTCCGACGTCAGGATCGTCGTCATCGACGAGGCGGACCGCATGGCGGACATGGGGTTCCTGCCCGCCGTCCGGAGGCTGGTCGACCAGACGAACGCCGACCGTCAGACCCTGCTCTTCTCGGCCACCCTGGACGGCGACGTCGACGTGATCGTGAAGCGCTACCAGCGCGACCCGGTCCGCCACGAGGTCTCCACCCCCGAGGACGAGCAGGGTGAGGTCGAGCACCTCTTCTGGCGCGTCGAGCGCGACCAGCGCGTGGACGTCACCGCCCGGCTTATCAACCACCATGGTTCGGCCGTCGTCTTCTGCCGTACCCGGCACGGCGCCGACCGCGTCACGAAGCAGCTCGCGCGCGCCGGGGTCGAGGCGGCGGCGATCCACGGGAGCCGCAGCCAGCCCCAGCGGGACCGGGCGCTCGAGGCGTTCTCCTCCGGCGGGGTCAAGGCGCTGATCGCCACGGACGTGGCCGCGCGCGGTATCCACGTGGACGACGTCTCGTGCGTCGTCCACTTCGACCCGCCGACCACGGACAAGGACTACGTCCACCGATCGGGCAGGACCGGGCGCGCGGGAGCCGACGGGACCGTCGTCTCCCTCGTCGGCTCGGAGAACGCGAAGGCCGTCCGTGACCTCCAGCGCGCCCTCAGGCTGCCGCTGCAGGTCGACGCTCCCGACGCGGCCCTCGTTGGATTCCTCCCGAAGGCCGTCGCCCGACCCTCCCGACCCGGCCCGCGTACCCACGGACAGGACCGCGCCCCCCGGCGGAACCGCCGGGGAGGCGGGCGCCGCGGCGAGACGCGCTGACCCGC includes:
- a CDS encoding DEAD/DEAH box helicase; translation: MSRNDFASLGVRPDLVASLDARGITAPFPIQSATLTDALAGRDICGRAPTGSGKTLAFALTIAMRTQRAKPKRPKALVLVPTRELAAQVQREITSLGSPLRVAPVYGGVGYGAQRAALRRGVDVLVACPGRLEDLIQQGDISLSDVRIVVIDEADRMADMGFLPAVRRLVDQTNADRQTLLFSATLDGDVDVIVKRYQRDPVRHEVSTPEDEQGEVEHLFWRVERDQRVDVTARLINHHGSAVVFCRTRHGADRVTKQLARAGVEAAAIHGSRSQPQRDRALEAFSSGGVKALIATDVAARGIHVDDVSCVVHFDPPTTDKDYVHRSGRTGRAGADGTVVSLVGSENAKAVRDLQRALRLPLQVDAPDAALVGFLPKAVARPSRPGPRTHGQDRAPRRNRRGGGRRGETR